The Pirellulimonas nuda genome includes a region encoding these proteins:
- a CDS encoding divalent metal cation transporter — translation MEDERQWLATAHRQGPLAVLRAYVGMSGPGWLQSALTLGGGSLGSSLFLGILAGTSLLWLQPFAMAIGVVMMSAIAYVTLSTGERPFRAINHHINPVLGWSWLAATLMANMVWSLPQYSLCFAVCEQNFFPQVFLGDGLLAPGPEGSHLGKWLVSGVVLVLCTVVTWSYGSGHWGVKLYDLVLKVVVALIVVCFMGVVLRMSLLEGGIDWGGVAAGLIPNLSHFWEPVATLQPLLDQVTDPGARQYWRELIVSEQRDVMIAAGAAAVGINMTFLLPYVLLTRGWGREFRGLTIFDLSTGTFIPFVLATGCIVIASAQQFHGRMPAGFVVSAGQVVAPPKFEGAYAGLLEARDAAEAEGRFKFDGPPGLGEQQMAATLVRRDTFDLANSLERLFTTGSGTGGRLLANVVFGAGVVAMTVSSISLMMLISGFVVCEILDRPIQGWTFRLGCMVSSVGIFWPLLWEGDARAWLTVVAGVYGAMLLPIAYVTFFVMMNRRSMLGDDTPTGAARWVWNILMGLAVAAATAAGVSAIVDKGGYLGLGFVAAYAALVLIVQFTRAKPAAATRGAPAA, via the coding sequence GTGGAAGATGAACGGCAATGGCTCGCAACGGCTCATCGCCAGGGGCCGTTGGCGGTGCTACGGGCGTACGTCGGCATGTCGGGCCCCGGTTGGCTGCAGAGCGCATTGACGCTGGGGGGCGGGTCGCTCGGCAGCAGCCTGTTCCTCGGAATCTTGGCCGGTACGAGCCTGCTGTGGCTCCAGCCGTTCGCGATGGCGATCGGCGTGGTGATGATGAGCGCCATCGCCTACGTGACGCTCTCCACCGGCGAGCGGCCGTTCCGCGCGATCAATCACCACATCAACCCGGTGCTCGGCTGGTCGTGGCTGGCGGCGACGCTGATGGCCAACATGGTTTGGTCGCTGCCGCAGTACTCGTTGTGCTTTGCGGTGTGCGAGCAGAACTTCTTCCCGCAGGTCTTCCTCGGCGACGGCCTGCTCGCCCCCGGGCCAGAGGGGAGTCACCTAGGCAAGTGGTTGGTCTCCGGCGTTGTGCTAGTGCTGTGCACGGTCGTTACCTGGAGTTACGGCAGCGGGCATTGGGGGGTCAAGCTCTACGACCTGGTGCTGAAGGTGGTGGTCGCCCTGATCGTGGTCTGCTTCATGGGCGTCGTGCTCCGGATGTCGCTGCTCGAGGGGGGGATCGACTGGGGCGGCGTCGCGGCGGGGCTGATCCCCAACCTCAGCCACTTCTGGGAGCCCGTGGCCACGCTGCAACCGCTTCTCGACCAAGTGACCGACCCCGGGGCGAGGCAGTACTGGCGCGAGCTGATCGTCAGCGAACAACGCGACGTGATGATCGCCGCGGGCGCCGCCGCGGTGGGGATCAACATGACGTTCTTGCTCCCCTACGTATTGCTCACCCGGGGCTGGGGCAGGGAGTTCCGCGGGCTGACCATCTTCGATCTTTCGACCGGCACGTTCATCCCGTTCGTGTTGGCCACGGGCTGCATCGTAATCGCGTCGGCTCAACAGTTTCACGGCCGGATGCCGGCGGGGTTTGTCGTCTCCGCGGGTCAGGTCGTGGCGCCGCCGAAGTTTGAAGGGGCGTACGCGGGGCTGCTCGAGGCGCGCGACGCCGCCGAGGCCGAGGGCCGCTTTAAGTTCGACGGCCCGCCCGGCCTGGGCGAACAGCAGATGGCCGCCACGCTGGTGCGCCGCGACACGTTCGACCTGGCGAACTCGCTGGAGCGGCTGTTCACAACAGGCAGCGGCACGGGGGGGAGGCTCCTGGCCAACGTCGTTTTCGGGGCAGGCGTGGTGGCGATGACCGTCTCGTCGATCTCTCTGATGATGCTGATCTCTGGGTTCGTGGTGTGCGAGATCCTCGACCGTCCCATCCAGGGGTGGACCTTCCGCCTGGGGTGCATGGTCTCCTCCGTCGGCATCTTCTGGCCGTTGCTGTGGGAGGGGGACGCCCGCGCCTGGTTGACGGTGGTTGCCGGGGTATACGGCGCCATGCTTTTGCCGATCGCGTACGTCACCTTCTTCGTCATGATGAACCGCCGCAGCATGCTGGGTGACGACACGCCTACAGGCGCCGCTCGCTGGGTCTGGAATATCTTGATGGGGCTCGCCGTGGCGGCCGCGACCGCGGCCGGCGTCTCCGCCATCGTCGACAAGGGAGGGTACCTCGGCCTGGGCTTCGTAGCGGCCTACGCCGCCCTGGTGCTGATCGTGCAGTTCACACGCGCGAAGCCCGCAGCCGCGACCCGCGGCGCGCCCGCCGCGTGA
- a CDS encoding polysaccharide lyase family 7 protein, translating to MISRIFLAVVGVAVGDAAPAASPPSAVLDLNGWKLTLPYDTERKGNPDEVVHPELATFEDESCFFTAPSGEAVVFRASCDGSGTVNSKYPRSELREMKPGGKDEIGWGTDDGSLHVMELDLAVTHTPDTKPHVVCAQIHDEDDDVIMVRIEGEKTLIERKGDSDLKVRSDYQLGDRFKLRIEAGGGRVRVFYNGELQMDWAALKKGCYFKAGCYTQSNRDQEDSSGSYGEVEIYRIQVTHEPNGVRSKSALAN from the coding sequence ATGATCTCCCGAATCTTCCTCGCAGTTGTCGGCGTCGCCGTCGGCGACGCAGCGCCGGCCGCCTCGCCCCCGTCCGCCGTGCTCGACCTCAACGGCTGGAAGCTGACACTCCCGTACGACACAGAGCGAAAGGGGAATCCAGACGAGGTTGTGCACCCCGAGCTCGCGACGTTCGAAGACGAGAGCTGCTTTTTCACTGCTCCCTCGGGCGAGGCGGTGGTGTTTCGCGCCTCGTGCGACGGATCGGGCACCGTGAACTCGAAGTACCCCCGGTCAGAGCTACGCGAGATGAAACCAGGAGGAAAGGACGAGATCGGCTGGGGGACGGATGACGGCTCGTTGCACGTGATGGAACTCGACCTGGCGGTCACGCACACGCCGGACACCAAGCCGCACGTGGTGTGCGCCCAGATCCACGACGAGGACGACGACGTGATCATGGTGCGGATCGAGGGAGAGAAGACGCTCATCGAGCGGAAAGGAGACAGCGACCTGAAGGTCCGCTCCGACTACCAACTCGGCGATCGCTTCAAGCTCCGGATCGAGGCGGGCGGCGGCCGCGTGCGTGTGTTCTACAACGGCGAGCTCCAGATGGACTGGGCCGCGCTGAAGAAGGGCTGCTACTTCAAGGCGGGCTGCTACACGCAGTCCAATCGAGACCAAGAAGATTCGAGCGGATCCTATGGAGAGGTCGAGATCTATCGGATTCAGGTCACGCACGAACCCAACGGGGTCAGGTCGAAATCCGCCTTAGCGAACTGA
- a CDS encoding SDR family NAD(P)-dependent oxidoreductase, translating to MELKNKRALITGGTKGIGAAIALDFARHGANVVINGRSEDDASRDVLSEIEAMGGYGRFIAADMEDPSQIETLVEQSAAALGGLDVLVHNAGGPAPGRIDEIAPEDWMRAFDVHVHAAYHLCRFGLPHLRRNPEGAVLLVSSSAGIRGCPGAVVYGTVKGAIAQFTRMLARDLADDNIRVNCVAPGIIRTRFHERMTPEQQKHNLANRIPLHREGKIEDVAQVVNLLATNEFMTGETVVVDGGMTMQIVR from the coding sequence ATGGAACTGAAGAACAAGCGCGCGCTGATTACCGGCGGCACCAAAGGTATCGGGGCGGCGATCGCCCTCGATTTTGCCCGACACGGCGCCAACGTGGTGATCAATGGCAGGAGCGAGGACGACGCGTCTCGTGATGTGCTTAGTGAGATCGAGGCGATGGGCGGCTACGGTCGGTTCATCGCGGCAGACATGGAGGACCCCAGCCAGATCGAGACCCTGGTCGAGCAGAGCGCCGCTGCGCTCGGGGGCCTCGACGTCCTGGTTCACAACGCCGGCGGACCCGCCCCTGGGCGGATCGACGAGATCGCCCCGGAGGACTGGATGCGTGCGTTCGACGTCCACGTCCACGCCGCGTACCACCTGTGCCGTTTTGGGCTGCCCCACCTGCGGCGTAACCCGGAGGGCGCCGTGCTGCTGGTCTCGTCGTCAGCCGGCATCCGCGGCTGCCCCGGGGCGGTCGTCTACGGCACGGTGAAAGGGGCGATTGCGCAGTTCACACGCATGCTCGCCCGCGACCTCGCGGACGACAACATCCGGGTCAACTGTGTCGCGCCCGGGATCATCCGCACCCGCTTTCACGAGCGGATGACCCCCGAGCAGCAGAAACACAACCTAGCCAACCGCATACCCCTGCACCGCGAGGGCAAGATCGAAGACGTGGCCCAGGTGGTCAACCTGCTGGCGACCAATGAGTTCATGACCGGCGAAACGGTTGTCGTCGACGGCGGCATGACGATGCAGATCGTTAGGTAA
- a CDS encoding sugar phosphate isomerase/epimerase family protein has product MSDIKHLSILGHGLDRRAFLGRSLAAAAAVGMSGRLVGAAPVSAKRPPVCAFIKFVQSLSYDDMAAGIAEIGFDGIESTVREGGHVQPERVEDDLPKQLEAVKKQGMDITIMCTDVLGLDQPLTEKVLRTGASLGIKKYRMGFYRYDPKRGVMEQLSEIRPRLKELAALNRELGLAAVYQNHSGADFVGAPIWDLRMLLEGIPTSEVGSAFDIRHATVEAGLAWPLNYDVIKPHIGAVFAKDFVWDGKKAKHVPLGQGRVDPEFFTMHLNSGIDCPVSLHVEYLGEGDAQENMAALKRDYGVLSKWLKR; this is encoded by the coding sequence ATGAGTGATATCAAGCATCTTTCAATCTTGGGCCACGGCCTCGACCGTCGCGCATTCCTCGGCCGTTCGCTGGCAGCAGCAGCCGCGGTGGGGATGTCCGGAAGGCTGGTCGGCGCCGCGCCGGTTTCGGCCAAGCGGCCGCCGGTCTGTGCTTTCATCAAGTTCGTGCAATCGCTCAGTTACGACGACATGGCCGCCGGCATCGCCGAGATCGGCTTCGACGGCATCGAGTCTACCGTGCGCGAGGGCGGGCACGTCCAGCCGGAACGCGTCGAAGATGACCTTCCCAAGCAGCTCGAGGCGGTGAAGAAGCAGGGGATGGACATCACGATCATGTGCACCGACGTGCTGGGCCTCGATCAGCCGCTTACCGAGAAGGTGCTGCGGACGGGCGCCTCGCTCGGGATCAAGAAGTACCGCATGGGCTTCTATCGATACGACCCGAAGCGCGGGGTAATGGAGCAGCTCAGCGAGATCCGACCGCGCCTCAAGGAGCTGGCGGCCCTCAACCGAGAACTCGGCCTTGCCGCCGTCTACCAGAACCACTCGGGCGCCGACTTTGTCGGAGCTCCGATCTGGGACCTGCGGATGCTGCTCGAAGGGATCCCCACCAGCGAGGTTGGCTCGGCGTTCGACATCCGCCACGCCACGGTTGAGGCCGGATTGGCTTGGCCCTTAAACTACGACGTAATAAAGCCCCACATCGGCGCGGTGTTCGCCAAGGATTTCGTCTGGGACGGCAAGAAGGCCAAGCACGTGCCGCTGGGGCAGGGGAGGGTGGACCCGGAGTTCTTCACAATGCACTTGAACTCGGGGATCGACTGCCCCGTGTCCCTGCACGTGGAATACTTGGGCGAGGGGGACGCCCAAGAGAACATGGCGGCGTTGAAGCGCGACTACGGCGTCCTTTCCAAGTGGTTGAAGCGTTAG
- a CDS encoding AraC family transcriptional regulator: MPKTPHVALLIETSREYARGLLRGVARYQQEHGPWSIYFEPHGLDDPLPEWLVGWKGDGILARVNSRDMAETIVASGIPAVDVRGALPDVGLPFIGVDNEPVSKLAYEHLKSMGLRNFAFCGTPRGENPNQDRRCDYFVSEVEKDGYSCGTWLGEQQRLRAHSWEEQQQQIAVWLRDLPKPVGIMTCHDDRGQQVLDACRRAGVSVPDSAAVISVDNDPHLCNLSTPTMTSIDVNPSRIGYEAAAMLHGLMTGNQPPRRVTFLGPPRGIAPRRSTDALHIEDQDVAEAVRYIRENATSGIRVSDIIARTKTSPSTLERRVKKLLGRTIKSEITRIRLAHARLLLSETEFSVAKIADKAGFSEPKYFCEVFRKHEGVTATEYRRRFRDE, translated from the coding sequence ATGCCTAAGACACCGCACGTCGCGTTGTTGATCGAAACCTCACGAGAGTACGCCCGTGGGCTGCTGCGGGGTGTCGCGCGCTACCAGCAAGAGCACGGCCCTTGGTCGATCTACTTCGAGCCCCACGGATTGGACGATCCTCTCCCCGAGTGGTTGGTGGGGTGGAAGGGGGACGGCATCCTGGCGCGCGTCAACAGCCGCGATATGGCCGAAACCATTGTCGCATCCGGCATACCGGCGGTCGACGTCCGCGGAGCGCTCCCAGACGTGGGCCTGCCGTTCATCGGCGTCGACAACGAGCCGGTCTCCAAGCTCGCCTATGAGCACCTGAAGAGCATGGGGCTGAGGAATTTTGCCTTCTGCGGCACGCCTCGGGGTGAGAACCCCAACCAGGATCGCCGTTGCGACTACTTTGTCAGCGAAGTTGAGAAAGACGGCTACTCTTGCGGCACGTGGCTGGGCGAGCAGCAGCGGCTACGCGCCCATAGCTGGGAAGAACAGCAGCAGCAGATCGCCGTTTGGCTACGCGATCTGCCGAAGCCGGTTGGGATCATGACCTGCCACGACGATCGTGGGCAGCAAGTCCTTGACGCCTGCCGACGCGCCGGTGTGTCGGTGCCGGACTCCGCGGCGGTGATCAGCGTCGACAACGACCCGCACCTCTGTAATCTATCGACCCCCACGATGACAAGCATCGACGTCAATCCAAGCAGAATTGGCTACGAAGCCGCTGCGATGCTGCATGGGTTGATGACAGGAAATCAACCACCGCGGCGCGTCACTTTCCTGGGCCCGCCCCGGGGCATCGCCCCACGGCGCTCAACCGATGCGCTCCACATCGAGGATCAGGATGTCGCAGAGGCGGTGCGCTATATCCGTGAGAACGCGACCTCGGGGATCCGAGTAAGCGACATCATCGCCCGCACGAAGACCTCTCCCAGCACCCTCGAGCGGCGCGTGAAAAAGCTGCTCGGACGCACGATAAAGTCCGAGATCACTCGAATCCGGTTGGCGCATGCCAGGCTGCTGCTAAGTGAAACGGAGTTCTCCGTGGCAAAGATCGCAGACAAGGCAGGGTTCTCGGAGCCCAAGTACTTTTGCGAGGTGTTTCGCAAGCACGAGGGAGTGACGGCAACCGAGTACCGTCGGCGATTCCGCGACGAGTAG
- a CDS encoding Gfo/Idh/MocA family protein has protein sequence MPLEPKESEAPLSRRDFLRTTATTAAVAAPYFVPASVFGAQAPSNRINVACIGVGNQGFLDLELFSAQPDCRMVAVCDVNQGSPGYKNPEDVRGREPARKLVEGLYAKQSRSGNYKGCDGYGDFREVLARDDVDAVVVVAPDHWHEAITIAAAKAGKDIYCEKPLGLTIAGQQRMIKAVRDNNRVLQTGSHERSNPYVREVCEMVRDGAIGKVRRVVCNIGRHNKVGPGPGWKPMPVPTNLDYDFWLGPAPEAPYHQDRCLYNFRFNYDYAGGQVTNFGAHSIDIAQWGLGMDHTGPTQIESLYADFLPEGSLFNASTYSDFRCKYDNGVVLECVTAEPAVRCAFFGDDGVVSIDNQGQNATVIPRGLAPEELQKRVKYHSGPDHVRNFLDCVKSRSEPAAPVEVGHRSATVCHMGNIALRLGGKFEWNPKTEKFEGGRSDEANAMLDREQRTTWSS, from the coding sequence ATGCCGCTTGAACCCAAAGAGTCGGAGGCCCCTCTCTCCCGGCGAGATTTCCTCCGCACCACGGCGACCACGGCCGCCGTCGCGGCGCCCTACTTCGTGCCGGCCTCGGTCTTCGGCGCTCAGGCGCCGAGCAACCGAATCAACGTGGCCTGCATCGGCGTCGGAAACCAAGGCTTCCTAGACTTGGAGTTGTTCTCTGCGCAACCCGATTGCCGGATGGTCGCCGTGTGCGACGTGAACCAAGGGAGCCCAGGCTACAAAAACCCAGAAGACGTCCGCGGTCGTGAGCCGGCCCGCAAGTTGGTCGAAGGGTTGTACGCAAAGCAGAGCCGCAGCGGGAACTACAAGGGCTGCGACGGGTACGGCGACTTCCGCGAGGTTCTCGCCCGCGACGATGTCGACGCGGTGGTGGTCGTGGCGCCCGATCACTGGCACGAGGCGATCACCATTGCCGCAGCCAAGGCGGGTAAGGACATCTACTGCGAGAAGCCGCTCGGGCTGACCATCGCCGGTCAGCAACGCATGATCAAGGCGGTTCGCGACAACAACCGCGTGCTGCAGACCGGCAGCCACGAACGCTCCAACCCCTACGTCCGCGAAGTCTGCGAGATGGTTCGCGACGGTGCGATCGGAAAGGTCCGGCGGGTGGTCTGCAACATCGGTCGCCACAACAAGGTCGGCCCCGGCCCCGGTTGGAAGCCCATGCCGGTCCCCACGAACCTGGACTACGACTTCTGGCTGGGCCCCGCGCCCGAGGCGCCGTACCACCAGGACCGCTGCCTGTACAACTTCCGCTTCAACTACGACTACGCGGGGGGACAGGTTACAAACTTTGGCGCCCATTCGATTGACATCGCCCAGTGGGGGTTGGGGATGGACCACACCGGCCCGACGCAGATTGAGAGCCTCTACGCCGATTTCCTCCCAGAGGGGAGCCTGTTCAACGCCTCCACTTACTCTGACTTCCGCTGCAAGTACGACAACGGGGTCGTGCTGGAATGCGTTACGGCAGAGCCGGCCGTGCGATGCGCGTTCTTTGGCGACGACGGGGTGGTCAGCATCGACAACCAAGGCCAAAACGCCACGGTGATTCCGCGCGGGCTCGCGCCGGAAGAGCTGCAGAAGCGGGTGAAGTACCACTCGGGGCCCGATCATGTCCGCAACTTCTTAGACTGCGTCAAGAGCCGCAGTGAGCCCGCGGCCCCCGTGGAAGTAGGCCACCGTAGCGCCACGGTTTGCCACATGGGGAACATCGCGCTGCGGCTGGGGGGCAAGTTCGAGTGGAACCCCAAGACCGAAAAGTTCGAAGGGGGTCGTAGCGACGAGGCCAACGCGATGCTCGATCGAGAGCAACGCACCACTTGGTCGAGCTAA
- a CDS encoding mandelate racemase/muconate lactonizing enzyme family protein, producing MVGVQLYFLPVHTRTPLKFGSETLTSVTCARVCVTVSDRLGRTAQGWGETPLSVEWVWPSAAPYSERHKVLLDLCRDLARRWADYDVFGHPLEVGHSFQRDVLQAELEKSRTAGDERLRAPLLAGLLCCSPFDIALYDAYGKLHDRPVFGTLDKEHLSYDLSHYLRPAADASVDFRNRFPGDYLAAKRRESLPAWHLVGGLDPLSEGDLNGNQPKDQHPVLLGDWIRRDGLRCLKIKLRGIDSEWDYQRLLNVGTLAQKTGVTHLTADFNCTVTDPTYVIDILDRLERDAPDIHKSILYIEQPFPYDLENNRIDVRELARLKPLLMDESAHNWELVRLGASLGWTGVALKTCKTLTGALLSHSWARPHGMDLMVQDLTNPMLAQIPHLLLAANIDTLLGVETNSMQFYPSASEIEAKIHPGVYQRRDGRVDLSTIRGPGFGYRIDEIARQLPEPAASFGKVAEPLRGAPPPHIRARSDVKTQ from the coding sequence GTGGTCGGCGTTCAGCTCTACTTCTTGCCGGTGCACACGCGGACGCCGCTCAAGTTTGGCTCCGAGACCCTGACCTCAGTGACGTGTGCGCGTGTTTGCGTCACCGTGTCCGATCGGCTGGGCCGAACGGCCCAGGGGTGGGGAGAGACTCCGCTGAGCGTGGAGTGGGTATGGCCTTCCGCCGCGCCCTACAGCGAGCGGCACAAGGTGCTGTTGGATCTGTGCCGCGATCTCGCCCGGCGCTGGGCGGACTACGACGTCTTCGGCCACCCGCTTGAGGTCGGCCACTCCTTCCAGCGCGACGTGCTTCAAGCCGAACTGGAAAAGAGCCGGACAGCGGGGGACGAACGGCTGCGGGCGCCGCTGCTTGCCGGGCTGCTCTGTTGCTCGCCGTTTGACATCGCTCTCTACGACGCCTACGGGAAGCTGCACGACCGGCCGGTCTTCGGCACGCTAGACAAGGAACACCTTTCGTACGACCTGTCGCACTACTTGCGACCCGCCGCCGACGCGTCGGTTGACTTTCGCAACCGCTTCCCGGGCGACTACCTGGCGGCCAAGCGGCGCGAATCGCTCCCCGCCTGGCATCTCGTGGGTGGGTTGGACCCGCTATCGGAAGGCGACCTCAACGGCAACCAGCCGAAGGACCAGCACCCGGTGCTGTTGGGCGATTGGATCCGACGCGACGGGTTGCGGTGTCTGAAGATCAAGCTGCGCGGGATCGATTCTGAGTGGGACTACCAACGCCTGCTGAACGTCGGCACGCTAGCCCAAAAAACCGGCGTTACACACCTTACGGCCGACTTCAATTGCACCGTCACCGATCCGACCTACGTGATCGACATTCTGGATCGTCTGGAGCGCGACGCCCCCGACATCCACAAGAGCATCCTCTACATTGAGCAGCCGTTCCCGTATGACCTCGAGAACAACCGCATCGACGTCCGCGAGCTAGCCCGCCTCAAGCCGCTGTTGATGGACGAGAGCGCGCACAACTGGGAACTGGTGCGGCTTGGCGCGTCGTTGGGCTGGACCGGCGTTGCGCTGAAGACTTGCAAAACACTTACCGGCGCGCTGCTTTCGCACAGTTGGGCGAGGCCCCACGGAATGGACTTGATGGTGCAGGATCTCACCAACCCCATGCTGGCCCAGATCCCGCACCTGCTGCTGGCCGCGAACATCGACACGCTGCTGGGGGTCGAGACGAACTCTATGCAGTTCTACCCGAGCGCCTCGGAGATCGAAGCCAAGATCCATCCCGGGGTCTACCAGCGGAGGGACGGCCGAGTCGACCTCTCCACCATCCGCGGTCCCGGCTTCGGCTACCGCATCGACGAGATCGCCCGTCAGCTCCCCGAGCCGGCCGCGTCCTTCGGCAAAGTCGCCGAGCCGCTGCGCGGGGCGCCACCCCCGCATATCCGAGCGCGAAGCGATGTCAAGACGCAATGA
- a CDS encoding right-handed parallel beta-helix repeat-containing protein, with product MSRRNDSRSFTAAFLFGGIGVALAANCVREARAHSPLLFAIGNPVTNVMFADEPKYSVTILDKAVPAPPAVELPDTARLTAADVRRLAPATGAGSVRVCPAGDLPLLDEAFRSDRGRDLRRRQGAESARAIFIDSGVLTLDQAAEQLADAEVAENNQGVVTLRLPLVVGPGATLIIDGARTPELWMSTDRGAFLANAGGLFLFDAVVTSWSESTKKPTEFVNKKEFRPFISSYVRSKTYAAGCKFMNLGFDAPTAYGFSLSSHPERERGEPRDDWPTGALVDNEFRGLYYGFYSFEARDVAILNNLYQDNIVYGIDPHDRSTRLAIVGNKTIGTLQKHGIIGSRGVSHSFICDNQSFGNAGSGVMLDRQCSHNVVRGNQAYNNGQGIAVYESGSNAVCDNLVAFNKASGVRIRNSDSILVQNNTIVGNGDYALEVYAKRLDDHDARLERGDTYDEQTRVTFLGNRVGGNLGLAKGTDFTVLRLGDVRPVKDLGAIATRLGHTPPKQCDSADAKLGQELSDVAPRISAALKGGNGIVEVRQ from the coding sequence ATGTCAAGACGCAATGATTCTCGTTCGTTCACGGCCGCATTCCTCTTCGGCGGGATCGGCGTAGCCCTTGCGGCGAACTGCGTCAGGGAAGCCCGCGCGCACAGCCCGCTGCTCTTTGCGATCGGCAATCCCGTCACGAACGTCATGTTCGCCGACGAGCCGAAATACTCGGTGACGATCCTCGACAAGGCTGTGCCGGCGCCGCCCGCGGTCGAGCTTCCCGATACAGCACGCCTTACGGCCGCCGACGTCCGGCGCCTGGCGCCCGCGACCGGCGCCGGGAGCGTGCGGGTCTGCCCGGCCGGCGACCTGCCGCTGTTGGACGAGGCGTTCCGGAGCGACCGCGGCCGCGACCTGCGGCGCCGCCAGGGCGCGGAGTCCGCGCGAGCGATCTTCATCGACTCCGGCGTGCTCACCCTCGACCAAGCAGCCGAGCAACTGGCGGACGCGGAAGTCGCCGAGAACAACCAGGGGGTGGTGACCCTCCGTCTGCCGCTGGTCGTCGGACCGGGGGCAACGCTGATCATCGACGGCGCCCGCACGCCCGAGCTGTGGATGTCGACCGATCGCGGCGCGTTCTTGGCCAATGCGGGGGGTCTGTTCTTGTTTGACGCGGTGGTCACGTCGTGGAGCGAGTCGACCAAAAAGCCTACCGAGTTCGTCAACAAGAAAGAGTTCCGACCTTTCATCTCGTCCTACGTCCGCTCCAAGACCTACGCGGCAGGATGCAAGTTTATGAACCTGGGGTTCGACGCTCCGACGGCCTACGGTTTTAGCCTGTCGAGCCACCCCGAACGCGAACGGGGCGAACCGCGCGACGACTGGCCGACGGGCGCGCTGGTCGACAACGAGTTCCGCGGGCTCTACTACGGGTTCTACTCGTTCGAGGCTCGCGACGTCGCCATCCTCAACAATCTTTATCAAGACAACATCGTCTACGGCATCGATCCGCACGACCGCTCCACGCGGCTCGCCATCGTTGGGAACAAGACCATCGGCACTCTGCAGAAGCACGGCATCATCGGGTCTCGCGGGGTTTCGCACAGCTTTATCTGCGACAACCAGTCGTTCGGCAACGCCGGGTCCGGGGTCATGCTCGACCGACAGTGCAGCCACAACGTCGTCCGCGGCAACCAGGCGTACAACAACGGCCAAGGGATCGCCGTCTACGAGAGCGGGTCCAATGCCGTGTGCGACAACCTTGTCGCGTTCAACAAAGCCTCCGGGGTGCGCATCCGCAACAGCGACTCGATCCTCGTCCAGAACAACACCATTGTCGGCAACGGCGACTACGCGCTTGAGGTCTACGCAAAGCGACTCGACGACCACGACGCCCGCCTCGAGCGGGGAGACACTTACGACGAACAAACGCGGGTGACGTTCCTCGGCAACCGCGTCGGCGGCAACCTCGGTCTCGCCAAGGGGACCGACTTCACGGTGCTCCGACTGGGCGACGTCCGGCCCGTCAAAGACCTGGGCGCCATCGCGACGCGTCTCGGACACACCCCCCCCAAACAGTGCGACAGCGCCGACGCCAAGCTTGGACAGGAGCTCAGCGACGTTGCGCCCCGGATCTCCGCAGCGCTCAAGGGGGGCAATGGGATCGTCGAGGTAAGGCAGTGA